In Phormidium yuhuli AB48, one genomic interval encodes:
- a CDS encoding sulfotransferase domain-containing protein, translating into MIYLPLYPAVKEQIRRQKNHVIQTYFHQRIYHHDNPYQIWGRSHPLRVLLVLSHMRSGSSLLTHILNENPAILGYGETHITYQAPQDIKKLIARVYWQCHEFRKLRDLKHLKMTHHYVLDKVLHNTLLPDESLLNQSQVSVIFLIREPTATLASLQKLKPHLNYHEQFCYYKNRLLALGRYAELIHDKERSLWLTYDQLLDHTTTVLNQFQTFLGTDFSFSENYKLMKTTGQKGVGDSHEKIKSGTIIRDKQNSQVHLHEEIQAEADAIYKSTYNRLCNFCTSSVPDP; encoded by the coding sequence ATGATTTACTTACCTTTGTATCCAGCCGTGAAAGAGCAAATTCGTCGCCAGAAGAATCACGTGATTCAGACCTACTTTCATCAACGTATTTATCATCACGATAATCCCTACCAAATTTGGGGGCGATCGCACCCCCTGCGAGTCCTTCTAGTCCTGAGCCATATGCGGTCTGGCTCATCATTACTGACCCATATTCTCAATGAAAACCCTGCCATTCTTGGATACGGTGAAACTCATATCACCTACCAAGCTCCTCAAGATATCAAAAAGCTCATTGCAAGAGTGTATTGGCAATGTCACGAATTTCGAAAACTGAGAGATTTGAAGCATCTAAAAATGACACATCACTATGTCTTAGATAAGGTCCTTCACAATACCTTACTCCCAGACGAGTCTCTTTTAAACCAGTCTCAGGTTTCAGTCATTTTCCTAATTCGCGAACCAACTGCTACCTTGGCAAGCTTGCAAAAGTTAAAACCTCACCTAAACTATCATGAACAATTCTGTTATTACAAAAATCGCCTGTTGGCCTTGGGACGCTATGCAGAACTCATCCATGATAAGGAGCGAAGCCTATGGTTAACCTATGACCAACTTTTAGACCACACTACAACCGTACTAAACCAGTTTCAAACCTTTCTAGGGACAGATTTCAGCTTTTCAGAAAATTATAAACTCATGAAGACAACAGGACAAAAAGGAGTGGGAGATTCTCATGAAAAAATCAAATCTGGCACAATTATCCGTGATAAACAAAACTCCCAGGTTCATTTACACGAAGAGATTCAAGCAGAAGCTGATGCCATCTACAAGTCTACCTATAACCGTCTCTGCAATTTCTGTACCTCCAGTGTTCCCGACCCATAA
- a CDS encoding glycosyltransferase, which produces MNKSQVIDTNPTLSTSSGVQTETCSLSIMVARTDLPFMMHTIPHLVRSCNFPFFKRVLVMDTAPLSGDKVSRPGVGTLDDLRTCCQKLIDDDIMDEVIEMDYSEEYRRQIYKKHFGIADIRPTHNYKGYPILGSIFAIDKVPGDYIVHFDSDMLLHQEPDFNWIELGMDLLNRRDEVMFVRPFTGFPIPNEHVFHQTQAYDYDSEGFYKFTFFSSRAFLLKRSKFEQLLPMSVLWMRFKRKWLSNLPPRVLTQVHNWTGRGQLDSWEVIVSRKLKTVNCVRATLAHPQAWTLHPTQRSPEFIENLPNIIERIERGEAPQEQAGYYDLKLEYWI; this is translated from the coding sequence ATGAATAAATCTCAAGTCATCGACACCAACCCAACCCTTTCTACGTCATCCGGCGTACAAACAGAAACCTGTTCCCTTTCCATTATGGTAGCTCGTACCGATTTACCATTCATGATGCACACCATTCCCCACCTCGTGCGCAGTTGTAACTTTCCCTTTTTTAAACGGGTCTTGGTTATGGATACGGCTCCCCTATCCGGCGACAAAGTGAGTCGTCCTGGGGTGGGAACCTTAGACGACTTAAGAACCTGTTGTCAGAAGCTCATCGATGATGACATCATGGATGAAGTGATTGAGATGGACTACTCTGAGGAGTATCGCCGGCAAATTTATAAAAAGCATTTTGGTATTGCTGACATTCGCCCCACTCATAACTATAAGGGCTATCCAATACTCGGTTCAATTTTCGCCATTGACAAAGTTCCAGGGGATTACATTGTTCACTTTGATAGTGATATGCTACTTCATCAGGAGCCTGACTTCAATTGGATTGAGTTAGGGATGGACCTTCTTAATCGTCGGGATGAAGTGATGTTTGTTCGTCCCTTTACAGGATTTCCCATTCCTAATGAACACGTTTTTCATCAGACTCAAGCCTATGACTATGATTCAGAAGGATTTTATAAGTTTACCTTTTTCAGTAGCCGAGCCTTTCTGCTGAAGCGCAGCAAGTTTGAACAGCTCCTCCCTATGTCTGTCTTGTGGATGCGCTTTAAACGAAAATGGCTGTCTAATTTACCCCCTCGCGTCCTCACCCAGGTTCACAATTGGACGGGTCGTGGTCAATTAGACTCCTGGGAGGTCATTGTTTCCCGGAAATTGAAGACAGTCAATTGTGTGCGTGCTACTCTGGCACATCCGCAAGCTTGGACCTTACATCCCACGCAGCGTAGTCCGGAATTTATTGAAAATCTACCGAACATCATTGAACGCATTGAACGAGGTGAGGCCCCTCAAGAACAAGCAGGATATTATGATCTCAAATTGGAATACTGGATTTAA
- a CDS encoding glycosyltransferase, with translation MNQSRLTLKTIAIWQPYFMGGGAEAVSLWILEALAPYYDITLFTLQSIDLERLDILYNTHLSQQTITVKPLLPSLLNSESTRFLIANSRTVRSGLIHWSVRVFKELTRDYDLVLSTYNGLDMGRQGLQYLHWVYVVEPNPKKMRRWGAILMKISDFSLENLQKNVTLANSEYTAKRVKEAYGIESRVVYPPVVTEIDAIPWEQKDDAFLCSGRIVEPKQPHQVIEILQKVRDRGFDVKLHITGGGGGAYQQSYERRIKKIAAQNSDWIQVYQDLPYKDYLKVLARCRYGLHHKPEPFGISVAEMLKAGMIPFVRNKGGQVEILGNQHQELLYHRQPDAVEKIIAVLENREKQESLLESLKQRQALFSVEQFMKEIQLAVGDYFKESD, from the coding sequence ATGAATCAATCCCGGCTAACACTCAAAACCATTGCCATTTGGCAGCCTTATTTTATGGGAGGGGGAGCAGAGGCTGTCAGTCTCTGGATTCTAGAGGCCTTGGCTCCCTACTATGATATAACCCTCTTTACCTTACAGTCTATCGATTTAGAACGCCTTGATATTCTTTATAACACGCATCTATCTCAACAAACCATCACTGTAAAACCGTTACTCCCATCTCTGTTAAATAGTGAGTCAACTAGGTTTTTGATTGCCAACAGTCGTACAGTCCGCTCGGGATTAATTCACTGGTCAGTACGAGTTTTTAAAGAGTTGACCCGAGACTATGATCTGGTGTTATCAACCTATAACGGTCTCGATATGGGACGGCAGGGTCTTCAATATTTGCATTGGGTGTATGTTGTGGAACCAAACCCCAAAAAAATGAGGCGCTGGGGAGCTATTCTCATGAAAATTTCTGATTTTTCTCTGGAGAACTTGCAAAAAAATGTCACTCTAGCTAACTCAGAGTACACGGCCAAAAGAGTCAAGGAAGCCTATGGCATTGAGTCACGGGTTGTCTATCCCCCCGTTGTGACGGAGATTGATGCAATTCCTTGGGAGCAAAAGGACGATGCTTTCCTCTGTAGCGGTCGGATTGTTGAGCCTAAACAGCCTCATCAGGTTATTGAGATTCTGCAAAAGGTACGCGATCGCGGTTTTGATGTTAAGCTACATATTACCGGTGGCGGTGGTGGAGCCTATCAACAGTCTTATGAACGGCGTATTAAGAAAATTGCGGCTCAGAACTCAGATTGGATTCAAGTTTATCAAGATTTACCCTATAAAGACTATCTGAAGGTTTTGGCCCGTTGTCGCTATGGGCTACATCACAAACCGGAACCTTTTGGGATTTCAGTAGCAGAAATGCTCAAGGCTGGGATGATTCCCTTTGTCCGGAATAAGGGGGGACAGGTGGAAATTTTAGGGAACCAGCACCAGGAGTTGCTCTATCACCGACAACCTGATGCTGTTGAAAAGATTATCGCAGTTCTAGAAAATAGAGAAAAACAGGAGAGTTTGCTGGAGTCTCTCAAGCAACGGCAGGCTCTCTTTTCTGTTGAGCAGTTTATGAAAGAGATTCAGCTAGCGGTCGGTGACTACTTTAAGGAGTCAGATTAG